Proteins co-encoded in one Arthrobacter sp. ERGS1:01 genomic window:
- the nrdR gene encoding transcriptional regulator NrdR, whose product MYCPFCRNPDSRVVDSRLSDDGSSIRRRRQCTECGRRFSTVETASLSVSKRSGVAEPFSRSKVISGVRKACQGRPVTDDDLAKLAQEVEESIRASGAAEIEANDVGLAILAPLQRLDLVAYLRFASVYQAFNSLEDFEDSIKELRREYPAGTSAPHGP is encoded by the coding sequence ATGTACTGCCCGTTTTGCCGTAATCCCGACTCGCGCGTCGTTGATTCGCGCCTGTCCGACGACGGCTCATCGATTCGCCGGCGCCGCCAGTGCACCGAATGCGGGCGGCGCTTCAGCACGGTCGAAACGGCCAGCCTGTCCGTCAGCAAGCGCTCCGGCGTCGCGGAACCGTTCAGCCGCAGCAAGGTTATCAGTGGCGTCCGCAAGGCCTGCCAGGGCCGGCCCGTCACGGACGACGACCTGGCAAAACTGGCCCAGGAAGTGGAGGAATCCATCCGGGCCAGCGGAGCCGCCGAAATCGAGGCAAACGACGTCGGCCTGGCCATTTTGGCGCCGCTGCAACGCCTAGACCTGGTGGCCTACCTGCGTTTCGCCAGCGTCTACCAGGCGTTCAATTCCCTGGAAGACTTCGAGGATTCCATCAAGGAACTGCGCCGCGAATA